Proteins encoded within one genomic window of Trichomycterus rosablanca isolate fTriRos1 chromosome 7, fTriRos1.hap1, whole genome shotgun sequence:
- the LOC134318522 gene encoding cyclin-dependent kinase 17-like isoform X2 — MDRMKIIKRRLSMSLRSARPVDENLSELTENAGADESAASQENGVVHENVKMGSDGESDHASGTSSDEVQSPVRVRMRNNHSRRICSEDINKRLSLPVDIRLPEGYLEKFAMNSPPFDKPLSRRLRRASLSEIGFGKLETYIKLDKLGEGTYATVYKGRSKLTDNLVALKEIRLEHEEGAPCTAIREVSLLKDLKHANIVTLHDIIHTDKCLTLVFEYLDRDLKQYMDDCGSIMCVHNVKIFLFQLLRGLAYCHHRKVLHRDLKPQNLLINDRGELKLADFGLARAKSVPTKTYSNEVVTLWYRPPDVLLGSTEYSTPIDMWGVGCIFYEMITGRPLFPGSTVEDELHLIFRILGTPTEESWPGVCTNEEFKSFNFPRYRPEPLVTHAPRIDTDGSDLMAQLLQFEARRRISAEEALRHPYFRSLGGQVQHLPDTASIFSVKEMQLQKDPGKRSVPYSEPGQGKSRRQSVLF; from the exons ATGGACCgcatgaaaataattaagagACGTTTGTCTATGAGCCTGCGCAGTGCCCGGCCGGTAGACGAAAACCTGTCCGAGCTCACGGAGAACGCTGGTGCGGACGAATCGGCGGCGTCGCAGGAAAATG gcgTAGTTCATGAAAATGTGAAGATGGGCTCAGACGGAGAGAGTGATCATGCTTCAGGTACCTCATCTGACGAGGTACAAAGTCCTGTCAGGGTTCGGATGCGCAACAACCATTCGCGGCGCATCTGCAGCGAG GACATTAATAAGCGCCTCTCACTCCCGGTGGATATCCGATTACCAGAGGGATACCTGGAAAAGTTTGCTATGAACAGTCCACCCTTCGACAAACCCCTGAGTCGGAGGCTGCGCCGGGCGTCACTG TCTGAAATTGGCTTTGGGAAACTGGAGACTTACATCAAACTGGACAAACTCGGAGAG GGAACCTATGCGACAGTGTATAAGGGTCGCAGCAAACTGACTGATAACCTGGTGGCTCTGAAGGAGATTCGGCTGGAGCATGAAGAGGGCGCACCATGCACCGCTATTCGAGAAG tgtCCCTCCTGAAGGATTTAAAACACGCCAACATCGTCACTCTCCATGATATAATCCACACAGACAAGTGCCTAACACTCGTCTTTGAGTACCTG GACAGAGATCTGAAGCAGTACATGGACGACTGTGGGAGCATCATGTGTGTCCACAATGTTAaa ATCTTCCTCTTTCAGCTGCTACGAGGACTGGCGTACTGCCACCACCGGAAGGTTCTACACAGAGACTTGAAACCCCAGAATCTCCTCATTAACGACAGGGGGGAGCTCAAGCTGGCTGACTTTG GTCTGGCTCGGGCCAAGTCTGTGCCCACTAAGACGTACTCCAACGAGGTGGTCACTCTTTGGTACAGACCACCGGACGTGCTGCTAGGATCAACAGAATACTCTACTCCTATTGACATGTG GGGGGTGGGTTGTATATTCTACGAGATGATCACAGGACGGCCTCTTTTCCCCGGATCCACAGTAGAAGACGAGCTGCATCTCATCTTCCGGATCCTGG GCACTCCCACTGAGGAGTCCTGGCCGGGCGTCTGTACCAATGAAGAATTCAAATCCTTTAACTTTCCTCGATATCGTCCTGAGCCTCTTGTCACTCATGCTCccag GATCGACACTGACGGCAGCGACTTAATGGCTCAGTTATTACAG TTTGAAGCGCGGCGGCGGATCTCGGCGGAAGAGGCTCTCAGACACCCCTATTTCAGGAGTTTGGGGGGGCAAGTTCAACATCTGCCTGACA
- the LOC134318522 gene encoding cyclin-dependent kinase 17-like isoform X1 gives MDRMKIIKRRLSMSLRSARPVDENLSELTENAGADESAASQENEPVVCPVPPPASQSAPSFLRHYAGGLGRGAMRRDGLDRPYLSLHRTGSLGVVHENVKMGSDGESDHASGTSSDEVQSPVRVRMRNNHSRRICSEDINKRLSLPVDIRLPEGYLEKFAMNSPPFDKPLSRRLRRASLSEIGFGKLETYIKLDKLGEGTYATVYKGRSKLTDNLVALKEIRLEHEEGAPCTAIREVSLLKDLKHANIVTLHDIIHTDKCLTLVFEYLDRDLKQYMDDCGSIMCVHNVKIFLFQLLRGLAYCHHRKVLHRDLKPQNLLINDRGELKLADFGLARAKSVPTKTYSNEVVTLWYRPPDVLLGSTEYSTPIDMWGVGCIFYEMITGRPLFPGSTVEDELHLIFRILGTPTEESWPGVCTNEEFKSFNFPRYRPEPLVTHAPRIDTDGSDLMAQLLQFEARRRISAEEALRHPYFRSLGGQVQHLPDTASIFSVKEMQLQKDPGKRSVPYSEPGQGKSRRQSVLF, from the exons ATGGACCgcatgaaaataattaagagACGTTTGTCTATGAGCCTGCGCAGTGCCCGGCCGGTAGACGAAAACCTGTCCGAGCTCACGGAGAACGCTGGTGCGGACGAATCGGCGGCGTCGCAGGAAAATG agCCAGTGGTTTGCCCCGTGCCCCCTCCCGCATCCCAAAGTGCCCCTTCGTTCTTGCGCCACTACGCAGGAGGTTTGGGGCGCGGAGCGATGCGTAGAGACGGCCTGGACCGACCCTACCTTTCCCTTCACCGGACTGGCTCTCTCG gcgTAGTTCATGAAAATGTGAAGATGGGCTCAGACGGAGAGAGTGATCATGCTTCAGGTACCTCATCTGACGAGGTACAAAGTCCTGTCAGGGTTCGGATGCGCAACAACCATTCGCGGCGCATCTGCAGCGAG GACATTAATAAGCGCCTCTCACTCCCGGTGGATATCCGATTACCAGAGGGATACCTGGAAAAGTTTGCTATGAACAGTCCACCCTTCGACAAACCCCTGAGTCGGAGGCTGCGCCGGGCGTCACTG TCTGAAATTGGCTTTGGGAAACTGGAGACTTACATCAAACTGGACAAACTCGGAGAG GGAACCTATGCGACAGTGTATAAGGGTCGCAGCAAACTGACTGATAACCTGGTGGCTCTGAAGGAGATTCGGCTGGAGCATGAAGAGGGCGCACCATGCACCGCTATTCGAGAAG tgtCCCTCCTGAAGGATTTAAAACACGCCAACATCGTCACTCTCCATGATATAATCCACACAGACAAGTGCCTAACACTCGTCTTTGAGTACCTG GACAGAGATCTGAAGCAGTACATGGACGACTGTGGGAGCATCATGTGTGTCCACAATGTTAaa ATCTTCCTCTTTCAGCTGCTACGAGGACTGGCGTACTGCCACCACCGGAAGGTTCTACACAGAGACTTGAAACCCCAGAATCTCCTCATTAACGACAGGGGGGAGCTCAAGCTGGCTGACTTTG GTCTGGCTCGGGCCAAGTCTGTGCCCACTAAGACGTACTCCAACGAGGTGGTCACTCTTTGGTACAGACCACCGGACGTGCTGCTAGGATCAACAGAATACTCTACTCCTATTGACATGTG GGGGGTGGGTTGTATATTCTACGAGATGATCACAGGACGGCCTCTTTTCCCCGGATCCACAGTAGAAGACGAGCTGCATCTCATCTTCCGGATCCTGG GCACTCCCACTGAGGAGTCCTGGCCGGGCGTCTGTACCAATGAAGAATTCAAATCCTTTAACTTTCCTCGATATCGTCCTGAGCCTCTTGTCACTCATGCTCccag GATCGACACTGACGGCAGCGACTTAATGGCTCAGTTATTACAG TTTGAAGCGCGGCGGCGGATCTCGGCGGAAGAGGCTCTCAGACACCCCTATTTCAGGAGTTTGGGGGGGCAAGTTCAACATCTGCCTGACA
- the aaas gene encoding aladin isoform X1: MCSLELFPPPLLNGQITLYEANNELVSGSSPDCYHKQHWNPPSLLFLRENLKPHSRPESSSKAAFLDHRDTLWMRSAGAWRDAGLYGLLDEITNSSEEVPTSLTLISGSVLALLRWASSFHCSLFPHLTLSGVDMVAEFSQVLDWSDSTVRSFAWHPHTDKFAVALLDDSIRIYSSRSTTTPTLKHRLQRSVSAVGWKPLCASALAVACHTCLLVWHVDPNSLSTRPSSGCAQVLSHPGHSPVTSIAWSPSGSLLVSASPVDTAMMVWDVAAESCVPLQRVGGGGVTNLLWSPDGGRLLAATPSALFRVWETKMWTCERWPCLKGRCQSACWSPDGTRLLFSVQGEAVIYALTFSDMTGGPKAAVVVADLSETTFNELAGDVVVGGEVQSLAWDPTGERLAVLLKGRSESSNHPAVIAVFKTRSGPIFELLPCGFVQGEAGAEPRLIHFHPHFQHGAQLTVCWSNGRISHVPFYFVGVGRPHSGGSPPRPHFTSKTEDYNTTLFTEHVSYVYF; encoded by the exons ATGTGTTCCCTCGAGCTCTTCCCTCCACCGCTGCTGAACGGTCAGATCACTTTATACGAGGCCAATAATGAACTCGTATCAGGAAGCTCTCCAGACTGCTACCATAAACAG CACTGGAATCCTCCGAGTCTTCTTTTTCTGAGGGAAAACCTGAAGCCACACAGTCGTCCAGAGAGCAGCAGCAAAGCAGCATTCCTGGATCACAGAGACACACTGTGGATGAGAAGCGCTGGagcctg GCGTGACGCAGGACTTTATGGCCTGTTAGACGAAATCACGAACAGTTCTGAAGaag TACCGACGAGTCTGACCCTGATTTCGGGGAGTGTTTTGGCTCTGCTGAGATGGGCGTCTTCGTTTCATTGCTCTCTGTTCCCACATCTGACT TTAAGTGGTGTGGACATGGTTGCTGAATTCTCCCAAGTGTTGGATTG gtCTGATAGCACCGTACGAAGCTTTGCGTGGCATCCACATACAGACAAATTTGCAGTAGCCCTGCTGGATGATTCCATCAGGATCTACAGCTCTCGCAG TACGACGACTCCGACTCTGAAGCACCGGCTGCAGAGGAGTGTGAGCGCTGTAGGGTGGAAGCCTCTGTGTGCCTCCGCTCTGGCTGTGGCCTGTCATACCTGCCTGCTGGTCTGGCACGTGGACCCCAACTCGCTCTCTACACG TCCCTCGTCCGGCTGTGCTCAGGTACTGTCTCATCCGGGTCACTCTCCGGTCACCTCCATCGCTTGGTCTCCTTCCGGTTCTTTACTGGTTTCGGCCTCTCCCGTGGACACGGCCATGATG GTGTGGGACGTGGCTGCAGAAAGCTGTGTTCCTCTGCAGCGTGTCGGAGGTGGAGGGGTCACTAATCTCTTATGGTCGCCGGATGGCGGCCGGCTCTTGGCTGCCACGCCTTCTGCGCTCTTCAG gGTGTGGGAGACCAAGATGTGGACCTGTGAGAGGTGGCCTTGTCTAAAAGGACGCTGTCAG TCAGCATGCTGGAGTCCTGATGGAACGAGACTGTTGTTCAGCGTTCAGGGAGAAGCGGTGATCTACGCTCTTACCTTCTCTGATATGACGG GAGGACCTAAAGCTGCTGTGGTTGTGGCCGATCTTTCAGAGACCACGTTCAATGAGCTTGCTGGTGACGTCGT TGTCGGTGGAGAGGTGCAGTCGCTTGCTTGGGATCCCACTGGAGAGAGGCTGGCTGTGCTCCTGAAAGGTCGTTCTGAATCCTCCAACCATCCTGCCGTCATTGCTGTGTTTAAGACGCGCTCCGGTCCCATCTTTGAGCTGCTTCCATG CGGTTTCGTGCAAGGTGAGGCTGGAGCAGAGCCGAGGCTGATCCACTTCCATCCTCACTTCCAGCACGGTGCACAGCTCACAGTg TGCTGGTCTAACGGGCGAATCTCTCATGTGCCCTTCTATTTTGTCGGTGTGGGGAGGCCACATTCTGGGGGAAGCCCTCCGCGTCCTCACTTCACCAGCAAGACGGAGGATTACAACACTACACTGTTTACAGAACACGTTTCATATGTGTATTTTTAA
- the aaas gene encoding aladin isoform X2: MCSLELFPPPLLNGQITLYEANNELVSGSSPDCYHKQHWNPPSLLFLRENLKPHSRPESSSKAAFLDHRDTLWMRSAGAWSDSTVRSFAWHPHTDKFAVALLDDSIRIYSSRSTTTPTLKHRLQRSVSAVGWKPLCASALAVACHTCLLVWHVDPNSLSTRPSSGCAQVLSHPGHSPVTSIAWSPSGSLLVSASPVDTAMMVWDVAAESCVPLQRVGGGGVTNLLWSPDGGRLLAATPSALFRVWETKMWTCERWPCLKGRCQSACWSPDGTRLLFSVQGEAVIYALTFSDMTGGPKAAVVVADLSETTFNELAGDVVVGGEVQSLAWDPTGERLAVLLKGRSESSNHPAVIAVFKTRSGPIFELLPCGFVQGEAGAEPRLIHFHPHFQHGAQLTVCWSNGRISHVPFYFVGVGRPHSGGSPPRPHFTSKTEDYNTTLFTEHVSYVYF, from the exons ATGTGTTCCCTCGAGCTCTTCCCTCCACCGCTGCTGAACGGTCAGATCACTTTATACGAGGCCAATAATGAACTCGTATCAGGAAGCTCTCCAGACTGCTACCATAAACAG CACTGGAATCCTCCGAGTCTTCTTTTTCTGAGGGAAAACCTGAAGCCACACAGTCGTCCAGAGAGCAGCAGCAAAGCAGCATTCCTGGATCACAGAGACACACTGTGGATGAGAAGCGCTGGagcctg gtCTGATAGCACCGTACGAAGCTTTGCGTGGCATCCACATACAGACAAATTTGCAGTAGCCCTGCTGGATGATTCCATCAGGATCTACAGCTCTCGCAG TACGACGACTCCGACTCTGAAGCACCGGCTGCAGAGGAGTGTGAGCGCTGTAGGGTGGAAGCCTCTGTGTGCCTCCGCTCTGGCTGTGGCCTGTCATACCTGCCTGCTGGTCTGGCACGTGGACCCCAACTCGCTCTCTACACG TCCCTCGTCCGGCTGTGCTCAGGTACTGTCTCATCCGGGTCACTCTCCGGTCACCTCCATCGCTTGGTCTCCTTCCGGTTCTTTACTGGTTTCGGCCTCTCCCGTGGACACGGCCATGATG GTGTGGGACGTGGCTGCAGAAAGCTGTGTTCCTCTGCAGCGTGTCGGAGGTGGAGGGGTCACTAATCTCTTATGGTCGCCGGATGGCGGCCGGCTCTTGGCTGCCACGCCTTCTGCGCTCTTCAG gGTGTGGGAGACCAAGATGTGGACCTGTGAGAGGTGGCCTTGTCTAAAAGGACGCTGTCAG TCAGCATGCTGGAGTCCTGATGGAACGAGACTGTTGTTCAGCGTTCAGGGAGAAGCGGTGATCTACGCTCTTACCTTCTCTGATATGACGG GAGGACCTAAAGCTGCTGTGGTTGTGGCCGATCTTTCAGAGACCACGTTCAATGAGCTTGCTGGTGACGTCGT TGTCGGTGGAGAGGTGCAGTCGCTTGCTTGGGATCCCACTGGAGAGAGGCTGGCTGTGCTCCTGAAAGGTCGTTCTGAATCCTCCAACCATCCTGCCGTCATTGCTGTGTTTAAGACGCGCTCCGGTCCCATCTTTGAGCTGCTTCCATG CGGTTTCGTGCAAGGTGAGGCTGGAGCAGAGCCGAGGCTGATCCACTTCCATCCTCACTTCCAGCACGGTGCACAGCTCACAGTg TGCTGGTCTAACGGGCGAATCTCTCATGTGCCCTTCTATTTTGTCGGTGTGGGGAGGCCACATTCTGGGGGAAGCCCTCCGCGTCCTCACTTCACCAGCAAGACGGAGGATTACAACACTACACTGTTTACAGAACACGTTTCATATGTGTATTTTTAA